AAAGAAACATAAATCATCACACCCGCGGAAAATCCCAGCGAACCGCATAAAAAATTCGGATTGTACTTCTTTGAAAAAAAAGCCATCACGCTGCCGATACCGGTGGACAGGCCGGCGAAAACGGTCAGTCCAAACGCGAACAGTATGTTTTCGGTGTTCATTGTGCCTCCTGGCGGGCCCTGATCGCGCTCATGCCGTCGGGTTTCGCCGTTGTGGGGCGGTCACCGTTTGGCCCCGCCATCACATGTCTGCCTTTTACCCGCAATATCCTCCATCCGGCTTTCTGGAACAGTTTCAGCATTTCTTTTCCGGACAGCGGCATGGGCGCCCCGACGACGCAATGATATAACCAATTATGGCCGGCATGTCGATCTGAGTCAAGCGATCCCCTCTACG
Above is a window of Spirochaetota bacterium DNA encoding:
- a CDS encoding type II toxin-antitoxin system HicA family toxin, with amino-acid sequence MLKLFQKAGWRILRVKGRHVMAGPNGDRPTTAKPDGMSAIRARQEAQ